A stretch of Henckelia pumila isolate YLH828 chromosome 4, ASM3356847v2, whole genome shotgun sequence DNA encodes these proteins:
- the LOC140862289 gene encoding uncharacterized protein, translating into MGTRRRLDMNTPSITPTTETPSVMTPPVVQMDDTITPMEALLKRFQSFRPPYLNRKENLVDCESWLEDVDQLFESLDYSDDRRVRLIMHQLQGVAKSWWMTTKRAKENKGTAITWALFRAEFYKRLFPVSYRKDKGAEFANLRQGSMSIEDYVAKFDSLLRPDNFFDAMDQAKGAEAGLIRKRENQYQPNSNSRGSIRINRR; encoded by the exons atgggtactcgaagaaggCTAGACATGAATACTCCATCGATTACTCCTACGACAGAAACTCCTTCGGTTATGACTCCTCCGGTGGTACAGATGGATGACACAATCACGCCTATGGaagccttactgaagaggttccaatcttttAGGCCGCCGTATTTGAATAGGAAGGAAAATCTGGTCgattgcgagagttggttggaagaTGTTGATCAGCTCTTTGAGTCGCTTGACTACTCTGACGACCGCAGGGTTAGATTGATTATGCATCAACTTCAGGGAgtggcaaagagttggtggatgacTACCAAAAGAGCCAAAGAGAATAAAGGTACGGCAATTACTTGGGCACTTTTTAGAGCAGAGTTCTATAAGAGATTATTTCCAGTTTCCTATCGAAAGGATAAAGGtgccgagtttgcaaatttgaggcAAGGTAGTATGAGTATCGAGGACTATGTTGCGAAGTTTGACAGTTTATTGAG GCCAGATAACTTTTTTGATGCgatggatcaggcaaagggagcagaagcgggACTGATTAGGAAGAGGGAGAATCAGTACCAGCCTAACAGcaacagcagaggcagtatcagaatcaaccgcCGATGA